One Deltaproteobacteria bacterium genomic region harbors:
- a CDS encoding DUF342 domain-containing protein — protein sequence MRFFLKHHFDPDFDYQRLKPKTDDHGRVDHFNLGYVQNSIIGQVLAEWIPVPDDALPAGLDPKFVFDDKIFPAGHNCRPNPANPDQLVSTANGYVFYLDEKIHVKRVLNLRKGVNSRTGNVYFVSDAIVHGDVASGFECQAQDIRVQGNVEAASLQAGGSVLIEGGIKGAKKGMVNAVRSIRCSYAENAILKAGESIIVDGASMHCNLYAGRFITVRKRLVGGEVHSSHAVYVGEQLGGGMNTMTKVVLGYDAGLLARVEGLDTKIERLEARLDLCSRQAEKGAAHKEGCLDEGAKLERKLDILKRKRAGTWEDLEAGFNPRAKLLIPGEIRPGVFVQIGSSQMKVNDFLRDKRFVLQDGEVAMLSPALEK from the coding sequence ATGCGTTTTTTTCTCAAGCATCATTTCGACCCGGATTTCGATTATCAGCGTCTGAAGCCCAAAACGGACGATCATGGACGGGTCGATCATTTCAATCTCGGATACGTGCAGAACTCCATCATCGGTCAGGTGCTGGCCGAATGGATCCCGGTGCCGGACGATGCCCTTCCTGCGGGTTTGGATCCGAAATTCGTTTTCGATGACAAGATTTTTCCGGCGGGCCACAATTGCAGGCCCAACCCGGCCAACCCCGACCAGCTCGTCTCCACGGCCAACGGGTATGTGTTCTATCTGGACGAAAAAATTCACGTGAAACGGGTCCTGAACCTGCGCAAGGGGGTGAACTCCAGGACCGGAAACGTCTATTTTGTTTCGGACGCCATCGTCCACGGTGACGTGGCCTCGGGTTTTGAATGCCAGGCCCAGGACATCAGGGTCCAGGGCAATGTCGAGGCGGCCTCGCTTCAGGCCGGAGGGTCGGTTCTGATCGAAGGCGGGATCAAGGGGGCCAAGAAGGGTATGGTAAACGCGGTCAGGAGCATCCGGTGCTCGTATGCCGAGAATGCGATTCTCAAGGCCGGGGAGTCCATAATCGTCGACGGGGCGAGTATGCATTGCAACCTCTACGCGGGCCGGTTTATCACCGTCCGGAAGCGGCTTGTGGGCGGCGAAGTCCACTCCAGCCATGCGGTCTACGTCGGGGAGCAACTTGGAGGCGGCATGAACACCATGACCAAGGTGGTTCTGGGTTACGACGCTGGTCTGCTTGCCCGAGTCGAAGGATTGGACACTAAGATCGAGCGCCTCGAGGCGAGGTTGGATCTCTGCTCCCGGCAGGCCGAAAAAGGAGCGGCCCACAAGGAGGGATGCCTGGATGAGGGGGCCAAACTGGAGCGGAAGCTCGACATCTTGAAGAGAAAACGCGCCGGTACCTGGGAGGATCTGGAGGCCGGTTTCAATCCTAGGGCCAAGTTGTTGATTCCCGGGGAGATCAGGCCCGGAGTGTTTGTCCAGATCGGAAGCTCGCAGATGAAGGTTAATGATTTTCTCAGGGACAAAAGGTTTGTGCTCCAGGACGGCGAGGTGGCCATGCTGTCCCCGGCTCTGGAGAAATGA
- the queD gene encoding 6-carboxytetrahydropterin synthase QueD, giving the protein MTTNGEWTLTVAGEFSASHQLRHYEGKCEALHGHNFGVEVAVSGTRLNPKTGILLDFKTLKAMLGEVLSLLDHRHLNELPEFTEINPSSETLARFIYEALASKVQGLAVRLEYVSVSEKAGSTATFRSRNGVSSMVPDDCA; this is encoded by the coding sequence ATGACGACCAACGGCGAATGGACCTTGACCGTTGCTGGCGAGTTCAGCGCGTCGCATCAGCTTCGACACTACGAAGGGAAATGTGAGGCCCTGCATGGCCACAACTTCGGGGTCGAGGTGGCGGTCAGCGGGACGAGGCTGAACCCCAAGACAGGCATCCTTCTGGACTTCAAGACTCTCAAGGCCATGCTTGGGGAGGTATTGTCCCTGCTGGACCATCGCCACCTCAACGAATTGCCGGAGTTCACCGAGATCAATCCGTCTTCCGAGACTCTGGCCCGTTTTATCTACGAAGCCTTGGCTTCCAAAGTCCAGGGGCTGGCGGTCCGCCTGGAATACGTTTCGGTGTCGGAGAAGGCCGGGTCCACGGCCACCTTTCGAAGTCGGAACGGAGTATCCTCAATGGTTCCGGATGATTGTGCATGA
- a CDS encoding DNA polymerase III subunit alpha, whose protein sequence is MSDFTHLHCHTEYSFLDGAIRIQDLCAKAVDFGFSAVSISDHGSMFGALDFYLKARSFGLKPIIGSEVYVAPRSMEDKDQQRFHLLLLAQDLEGYHNLVRLVSTGYTRGFYYKPRVDKAALRQWGAGLIACSACLQGEVPYRYRHEGMDAALKTAKEYAAIFPGRFYLELMENGMDDQREANEGLVKLAAQTGLPLVATNDCHYLNEEDAEAHDVLLCIGTGKTVETKKRLRFGSDQFFYKSPERMEAEFSFCPQALENVERIVQACNVELELNVHHFPVYQVPEGRSLEEEFRDLVNQGLKARIKALPYEIDEEIYWKRLNFELDIICEKGFPAYFLIVQDFINWAKSKSIPVGPGRGSAAGSLVSYALRITDLDPIRYGLIFERFLNVERESLPDIDVDFCYNRRDEVIRYVTEKYGFDHVAQIIAVGTMKARGVLRDVGRALDIPLPTVDRVAKLVPTDLKMTLKKALEQEPELQKLADEDESIAELLDVSRRLEGLARHPSTHAAGIVISRKPMMEYVPLFKGKNDELITQFDMKKVEKSGLIKFDFLGLKTLTVIDETLKLIAGRGVAPPVLETIPLDDAKTYEMLGRGESEGVFQLESSGMRAVLKDLGPTCFEDVVALLALYRPGPLESGMVKDFVDRKHGRTRVEYPYPCLEKVLDPILKDTYGVILYQEQVMRIASDMANYSLGEADILRRAMGKKDEAVMAQQRSRFLQGARANGIPDEAADYIFDLVRKFAGYGFNKSHSAAYALISYQTAYLKAHYPVEFMAAIVTSEVNDSNKVMVHINACRDAGIEILPPDVNWSRYQFTVEDGKIRFGLAGIKGVGQGAAELLVAEREAGGPYQSLLDLCQRLDLKRVNKKVLECLIKSGSMDCLGCARAMLMAGLDRAQSAAQKTAKQKSMGQLSLMTFMPETKTCSMTGLGMDLDSEPDEYPEEERLRLEKESFGFFLFSHPLSPYRTDIDRLGLKRLADCLDLDNGTKVRVAVVVTGLKKIVSKKGERMAFAQIEDMTGAAEAVIFPSVFATCRQWLEQDVPLVIEGSLKRDQDQAEEGTSARTKVLAESFVSLTDVISSGTEPVDLEFSSEDLDACLDGLAGLLAAHPGSCPVRISVRDNDFHCRLQLGGRWCVGPEPSFWREYERLSGRPQ, encoded by the coding sequence GTGTCAGATTTCACCCATCTTCATTGCCATACCGAGTACAGCTTTCTGGACGGAGCAATCCGAATCCAGGATCTCTGCGCCAAGGCGGTGGATTTCGGTTTTTCGGCCGTGTCCATCAGCGATCACGGGAGCATGTTTGGAGCCTTGGATTTTTATCTCAAGGCCCGTTCCTTCGGATTGAAGCCGATCATCGGATCCGAGGTCTATGTGGCCCCCCGGTCCATGGAAGACAAGGATCAGCAACGGTTTCATCTCCTGCTTCTGGCCCAGGACCTGGAAGGGTATCACAATCTCGTCCGTCTGGTGTCGACCGGGTATACCCGAGGATTCTACTACAAACCCCGGGTGGACAAGGCCGCCCTGAGGCAATGGGGGGCAGGGCTCATCGCCTGTTCGGCATGTCTCCAAGGGGAAGTCCCGTATCGGTACAGGCACGAAGGCATGGACGCCGCCTTGAAGACCGCCAAGGAGTATGCAGCCATTTTTCCGGGCCGTTTCTATCTGGAACTCATGGAAAACGGCATGGACGATCAACGGGAGGCCAATGAGGGTTTGGTCAAGCTGGCCGCCCAGACAGGCTTGCCGCTGGTGGCCACCAACGACTGCCATTATCTGAATGAGGAAGACGCTGAGGCCCACGACGTGCTTCTTTGCATCGGTACCGGCAAGACCGTTGAAACGAAAAAACGTCTTAGGTTCGGTTCCGACCAGTTCTTCTACAAGTCGCCGGAGCGAATGGAGGCCGAGTTCTCCTTCTGTCCCCAGGCGCTTGAGAACGTGGAGCGGATTGTTCAGGCCTGCAATGTGGAATTGGAACTGAACGTGCACCATTTTCCGGTCTATCAGGTGCCCGAGGGGCGGAGCCTTGAGGAGGAATTCCGGGATTTGGTCAACCAAGGCCTCAAGGCCAGGATCAAGGCACTGCCCTATGAGATCGACGAGGAAATTTATTGGAAACGCTTGAACTTCGAGCTGGACATCATCTGTGAAAAGGGGTTCCCGGCCTATTTTCTGATTGTTCAGGACTTCATCAACTGGGCCAAGTCCAAATCAATCCCGGTAGGCCCTGGTCGGGGGTCCGCGGCCGGAAGCCTCGTGTCCTACGCCCTGCGGATCACCGATCTCGACCCGATCCGCTATGGACTCATCTTCGAGCGGTTTCTGAATGTCGAGCGGGAGAGCCTCCCGGACATCGACGTGGATTTTTGCTACAATCGACGGGACGAGGTCATCCGTTATGTTACGGAAAAATACGGCTTCGATCACGTGGCCCAGATCATCGCTGTGGGGACCATGAAGGCCCGTGGGGTGCTCCGGGACGTCGGCAGAGCTCTCGACATTCCTTTGCCCACTGTGGACAGGGTGGCCAAGCTCGTTCCCACGGATTTGAAGATGACCCTCAAAAAGGCCCTGGAGCAGGAGCCGGAGCTTCAGAAGCTGGCCGACGAGGACGAGTCAATCGCCGAACTTCTGGATGTTTCCCGCAGGTTGGAAGGGTTGGCCAGGCATCCTTCGACCCACGCAGCGGGTATTGTCATCTCGAGAAAGCCCATGATGGAGTACGTTCCGCTCTTCAAGGGCAAGAACGACGAACTGATCACCCAGTTTGACATGAAGAAGGTTGAAAAGTCCGGGCTGATCAAGTTCGACTTTCTCGGTCTCAAAACCCTGACCGTGATCGATGAGACTTTAAAGCTGATTGCCGGGCGGGGAGTGGCTCCCCCGGTGTTGGAGACCATTCCCCTGGACGATGCCAAGACCTACGAAATGCTTGGCCGAGGGGAGAGCGAGGGGGTCTTTCAGCTCGAAAGCTCGGGGATGCGGGCCGTTCTCAAGGATCTGGGCCCGACCTGTTTCGAGGATGTCGTCGCCCTGCTGGCCCTCTACCGCCCAGGTCCGCTAGAAAGTGGCATGGTCAAGGATTTCGTGGACCGCAAGCATGGCCGGACCAGGGTCGAGTATCCGTATCCCTGCCTTGAAAAAGTCCTGGATCCGATCCTCAAGGACACCTACGGAGTAATTCTCTATCAGGAACAGGTCATGCGTATAGCTTCGGACATGGCCAATTATTCTTTGGGGGAGGCGGATATCCTCAGGCGGGCCATGGGCAAGAAGGACGAGGCGGTCATGGCCCAGCAGCGATCTCGGTTTCTTCAGGGAGCCAGGGCCAACGGCATACCCGACGAGGCTGCGGACTACATCTTCGACTTGGTCCGGAAGTTCGCCGGTTACGGATTCAACAAGTCCCATAGTGCCGCCTATGCACTGATTTCTTACCAGACGGCCTATCTGAAGGCCCATTATCCGGTGGAGTTCATGGCTGCCATCGTCACCTCGGAGGTCAACGATTCGAACAAGGTCATGGTCCACATCAATGCCTGTCGGGATGCCGGCATCGAGATCCTGCCTCCGGACGTGAATTGGAGTCGATACCAGTTTACGGTTGAGGACGGAAAGATCCGTTTTGGGCTGGCCGGTATCAAGGGAGTAGGTCAGGGAGCGGCGGAGCTTTTGGTGGCCGAGCGTGAGGCTGGGGGCCCCTACCAGAGTTTGTTGGACCTTTGCCAGAGACTCGATTTGAAGAGGGTGAACAAAAAAGTCCTCGAATGTTTGATCAAATCCGGAAGCATGGACTGTCTGGGGTGCGCACGGGCGATGTTGATGGCCGGTCTGGACCGGGCCCAGTCTGCGGCTCAGAAGACGGCCAAGCAGAAGTCCATGGGCCAGTTGTCGCTGATGACCTTCATGCCCGAGACCAAGACCTGTTCCATGACGGGTTTGGGCATGGACCTTGACAGCGAACCCGACGAATATCCGGAGGAGGAGCGTCTGCGCCTGGAGAAGGAGAGTTTCGGATTTTTCCTCTTTAGCCATCCGCTTTCTCCTTACCGCACGGACATTGACCGCCTCGGGTTGAAGCGCCTGGCCGACTGCCTGGACCTCGACAACGGGACCAAGGTCAGGGTGGCGGTTGTTGTCACCGGATTGAAGAAGATTGTCAGCAAAAAAGGCGAAAGGATGGCCTTCGCCCAGATCGAGGATATGACCGGAGCTGCGGAGGCGGTTATCTTTCCGTCGGTCTTCGCGACCTGCAGACAATGGCTCGAGCAGGACGTTCCTCTGGTCATCGAGGGAAGCCTGAAGCGGGATCAGGACCAGGCCGAGGAGGGAACGTCCGCCAGAACCAAGGTTTTGGCCGAGTCCTTTGTTTCCTTGACGGATGTCATAAGCTCCGGAACCGAGCCTGTGGATTTAGAGTTCTCGTCAGAGGACCTGGACGCCTGCCTCGACGGTCTTGCTGGCTTGCTGGCCGCCCACCCCGGTTCCTGCCCGGTCCGGATTTCGGTGCGGGACAATGATTTTCACTGCCGGCTCCAACTGGGAGGGCGGTGGTGCGTTGGGCCGGAGCCGTCCTTTTGGCGGGAATATGAGCGATTGAGCGGGAGGCCTCAATGA
- a CDS encoding response regulator — protein sequence MNDILMSCLVIDDSPVIRELLRGALGKRFQVEVAEDGEPGLEAYLASRPDCIFLDLNMPGMGGKECLRYIREQANDQDVYVIVLTANDTPQDMAEALNLGANDFLTKPFHMEVLMARAGSALRHVQLMRQLRQAYERIALDVAAAAELQAKLLPRGYLDCPGALIQAMYHPSGQASGDYYDFFPVGPDTVRVVMADVSGHGVRAAFVMSMIRALVQGTRQHLPSLARTMALINTQMTETLGDEADFVTFFAAEIDFNAHRLSFVNAGHCPGILARPGGGHERLDPQYPPLGFFPLEFEVQECEFMPGAGLFLFTDGLYEWDMGQSELFGFERFWDLAVRLTRERPFRLEGLKIEMEAALISPATYRDDLTALWIEARNPSSGGEICAQPASIRNTVAENQVMTIDEPVSIGMVRPITRTVLTFLREHIGDESILFDCELAMTEALANIAVHGYNGLPGRVMLRVEFRPSWGVSMEIEDWGRDFERKEAVTTPSRRQIHGRGMFIIRALMDEVKMQRRGDRNSLLMLKRTR from the coding sequence ATGAACGATATTCTCATGTCCTGTCTGGTCATCGACGATTCGCCGGTTATCCGCGAACTGCTGCGCGGAGCCCTGGGGAAACGTTTCCAGGTTGAGGTGGCCGAGGATGGAGAGCCTGGCCTTGAAGCCTATCTGGCGTCGAGGCCCGATTGCATCTTCCTGGATCTGAATATGCCGGGCATGGGCGGCAAGGAATGCCTTCGCTATATCCGGGAGCAGGCCAACGACCAGGACGTGTACGTCATCGTCTTGACCGCCAATGACACGCCCCAGGACATGGCCGAGGCCCTCAACCTCGGCGCCAATGATTTTTTGACCAAGCCCTTTCACATGGAGGTCCTCATGGCTCGGGCCGGTTCGGCCCTCCGCCATGTCCAGCTCATGCGCCAGCTTCGTCAAGCCTACGAGCGGATTGCTTTGGACGTGGCCGCTGCGGCCGAGCTGCAGGCCAAACTTCTCCCCCGGGGATATCTGGATTGCCCCGGAGCCTTGATCCAGGCCATGTACCACCCATCTGGGCAGGCCAGCGGCGACTACTACGATTTTTTCCCGGTCGGACCGGACACGGTCCGGGTGGTGATGGCCGACGTGTCCGGCCACGGAGTTCGGGCTGCCTTTGTCATGTCCATGATCAGGGCTCTCGTCCAGGGAACTCGGCAACATCTTCCCTCCCTGGCTCGGACCATGGCCTTGATCAACACCCAGATGACCGAGACCCTGGGCGATGAAGCCGACTTCGTGACATTTTTCGCAGCGGAGATCGATTTCAATGCCCATCGTCTGTCTTTTGTCAACGCGGGACATTGTCCCGGCATTCTGGCTCGTCCCGGAGGGGGGCACGAGCGGCTGGACCCCCAGTATCCACCACTGGGTTTTTTTCCCCTGGAGTTCGAGGTCCAGGAGTGCGAGTTCATGCCGGGGGCCGGTCTATTTTTGTTCACCGACGGCCTGTATGAATGGGATATGGGCCAGAGTGAGCTGTTCGGGTTCGAGCGATTTTGGGATCTGGCCGTGCGCCTGACCCGGGAAAGGCCGTTTCGGCTCGAGGGGCTGAAGATCGAGATGGAGGCCGCTCTGATTTCCCCGGCTACCTATAGGGACGATCTGACCGCTCTGTGGATCGAGGCCCGAAACCCGTCTTCCGGCGGGGAGATATGCGCCCAGCCCGCATCGATCAGAAATACGGTCGCCGAGAACCAGGTCATGACCATTGACGAGCCCGTATCCATCGGTATGGTCAGGCCAATAACGAGAACGGTACTGACCTTCCTCCGGGAGCACATTGGAGACGAATCGATTCTTTTCGACTGCGAACTGGCCATGACCGAAGCATTGGCAAATATCGCCGTTCATGGATACAATGGGCTTCCGGGCCGGGTCATGCTGCGGGTCGAATTCCGTCCTTCATGGGGGGTATCTATGGAGATCGAGGATTGGGGGCGAGATTTTGAGCGCAAGGAGGCGGTGACGACCCCGAGTCGCCGACAGATCCACGGTCGGGGGATGTTCATCATCCGTGCCCTAATGGACGAGGTGAAAATGCAGCGGCGGGGCGACCGCAATTCTCTGCTCATGCTCAAACGGACGAGGTAG
- a CDS encoding motility protein A (Homolog of MotA, appears to be involved in motility on surfaces and under different ionic conditions. With MotS (a MotB homolog) forms the ion channels that couple flagellar rotation to proton/sodium motive force across the membrane and forms the stator elements of the rotary flagellar machine.) has translation MDLGTIVGIVACFGLVVTAILFNGSLVAYVDVPSILIVIGGTVSVTFVMYPMIAVFGGFKVMLKAFLSKAPDARRLIRQIVDLANVARKDGLVALEKAPVEDAFLKKGLLMVADGTEEHLVRSVMETEINFMKQRHHQGQGIFKGMGTMSPAFGMIGTLVGLVNMLQNLSDPASIGPAMAVALLTTLYGALLANIVFLPIANKLGQLSALDALYMEITVEGVVSILNGDNPRILQEKLEAFLSPTLRGGAE, from the coding sequence ATGGATTTAGGAACTATTGTCGGCATTGTTGCCTGTTTCGGCCTTGTCGTCACGGCCATCCTCTTCAACGGAAGCCTCGTGGCGTACGTCGATGTGCCGTCCATTCTGATCGTCATCGGTGGGACCGTGAGCGTGACTTTTGTCATGTATCCGATGATCGCTGTTTTCGGGGGCTTCAAAGTCATGCTCAAGGCCTTTCTGAGTAAGGCCCCTGACGCCCGGAGGCTCATCCGCCAGATCGTCGATCTGGCCAACGTGGCCAGAAAAGATGGCCTGGTGGCCCTGGAAAAGGCTCCGGTGGAGGACGCCTTTCTGAAGAAAGGTCTGCTCATGGTCGCTGACGGCACCGAGGAACATCTGGTCCGATCGGTCATGGAGACCGAGATCAACTTCATGAAGCAGCGCCACCACCAGGGCCAGGGTATCTTCAAGGGCATGGGGACCATGTCGCCGGCCTTCGGCATGATTGGGACTCTGGTCGGCCTGGTGAATATGCTTCAGAATCTTTCCGACCCGGCGTCCATCGGTCCGGCCATGGCCGTGGCCCTGCTGACGACTTTGTACGGGGCCTTGCTGGCCAACATTGTCTTTTTGCCCATCGCCAATAAGCTGGGCCAACTTTCGGCCCTGGACGCCCTGTACATGGAGATCACGGTCGAGGGGGTGGTCTCCATCCTGAACGGTGACAACCCGAGGATCTTGCAGGAGAAGTTGGAGGCCTTCCTATCACCCACCCTTCGGGGAGGTGCGGAATGA
- a CDS encoding anti-sigma factor antagonist translates to MEDLSVEYRDGVAWIRLDGELVLDTTAGLKARMEEILADPSWQALVFQLTDVGFLDSSGIGLLVALNNQIKQRGKSFFIYKPSQSVTKTLHLVKLTSFLTIVQDEEDLLASLPD, encoded by the coding sequence ATGGAAGATCTTTCCGTCGAATACAGGGATGGAGTGGCTTGGATCAGGCTGGACGGCGAACTGGTCCTGGACACCACGGCCGGGCTGAAGGCCCGCATGGAGGAAATTCTGGCAGATCCCTCCTGGCAGGCCCTTGTCTTTCAGTTGACCGACGTCGGTTTTCTGGACAGCTCTGGTATTGGCCTGCTCGTGGCCTTGAACAATCAGATCAAGCAGCGGGGCAAAAGCTTCTTTATTTACAAACCCTCTCAATCGGTGACCAAGACTTTGCATCTGGTCAAGTTGACCTCGTTTTTGACCATTGTTCAAGACGAGGAAGATCTCTTGGCCTCCCTTCCCGACTGA
- a CDS encoding LysM domain-containing protein yields the protein MQKQSIPLIWAMVFLAGLSGLIQPDRSKAEESGTEVVSHTVSKGEWLFKILRESGYCQDDCRVLLPEIRALNPDIGDVEILKPGQVVFLPGRESETFAEDQAEAGSAENLIQAEDDEAAQVLPEWRSIEHVVQPGESVFKIFRRHGVLDGGVVSKDTMTAFHRLNPDLVDVNRITPGMRLLVPVRVPMASEKRQRDVADQTMAVDWPAVTWAMVERLGFVFSKGREVLIPAPGGRWWRIDLGAVRFARDPLGGQIVFVPQDMFKSWPDELKRLFPKTCVYGRPLTMAGLAPPLAEAYPGRLKFWTRNHPFIVHSRGVGIEAQAEALVQVECDGDSVLHVFTVSQSGGGEFPELLRSYLELARVYLVTIPPDGNLSAEEEDREAIGRGALFVPWIRGAKVRTGLLQVPGLADISGECPEDLSGYFACLKNEGLAAERTLYLSWKAQGGHVALSVPARVIDSKQTKVVLLDERTADPYLVALFSLKGYRCFAVRDME from the coding sequence ATGCAAAAACAATCGATACCACTGATATGGGCGATGGTATTCTTGGCCGGTTTGTCGGGATTGATCCAGCCTGACCGCTCGAAGGCCGAGGAAAGCGGAACCGAGGTCGTCAGCCACACGGTCAGCAAAGGAGAATGGTTGTTCAAGATCCTGCGAGAGAGCGGATACTGTCAGGATGACTGCCGGGTCCTTCTACCGGAGATCAGGGCCTTGAATCCCGATATCGGTGACGTTGAAATTCTGAAGCCCGGCCAAGTCGTTTTTCTTCCCGGCCGGGAAAGCGAAACATTTGCAGAGGATCAAGCCGAGGCCGGATCCGCCGAAAATTTGATTCAAGCCGAGGATGATGAGGCTGCGCAGGTGCTTCCGGAGTGGCGAAGCATAGAACACGTGGTCCAGCCGGGCGAGAGCGTGTTCAAGATTTTTCGAAGGCACGGGGTTTTGGATGGAGGTGTTGTGTCTAAGGACACCATGACCGCCTTTCACCGCCTGAATCCCGATCTCGTTGACGTGAACAGAATAACTCCCGGGATGCGCCTCCTGGTCCCGGTTCGGGTTCCCATGGCCTCAGAGAAGCGGCAACGGGACGTGGCGGATCAGACCATGGCCGTAGACTGGCCGGCCGTGACCTGGGCCATGGTCGAACGCCTCGGGTTCGTCTTCTCTAAGGGAAGGGAAGTCCTGATTCCTGCTCCGGGGGGCCGCTGGTGGCGGATTGATCTAGGGGCCGTTCGTTTTGCCCGAGATCCCTTGGGCGGTCAGATCGTATTCGTGCCCCAGGATATGTTCAAATCCTGGCCTGACGAGTTGAAGCGTCTTTTTCCCAAGACATGCGTGTATGGCCGTCCCCTGACCATGGCAGGCTTAGCCCCGCCTTTGGCGGAAGCCTATCCGGGTCGGCTCAAGTTCTGGACCCGCAACCATCCTTTCATCGTCCATTCCCGGGGCGTTGGCATTGAGGCCCAGGCAGAGGCCCTGGTCCAGGTGGAGTGTGATGGGGACAGCGTTTTGCATGTTTTCACCGTGTCCCAGTCGGGTGGAGGGGAGTTTCCGGAACTTCTTCGTTCCTATCTGGAACTCGCTCGGGTCTACCTGGTCACCATTCCCCCGGATGGAAACTTGTCGGCCGAGGAGGAAGACAGAGAGGCCATTGGCCGGGGCGCGCTGTTTGTGCCCTGGATTCGCGGGGCCAAGGTCAGAACCGGGCTGCTTCAGGTTCCAGGGCTTGCCGATATTTCAGGCGAATGTCCGGAGGATCTGTCCGGATACTTCGCCTGTCTCAAGAATGAAGGCTTGGCGGCCGAGAGGACCCTGTACCTGTCCTGGAAGGCCCAAGGCGGACATGTGGCCCTGTCCGTCCCAGCCCGGGTGATCGACAGCAAGCAGACCAAGGTCGTTCTTCTGGACGAGCGCACGGCCGATCCCTATCTCGTGGCCCTGTTTTCCCTCAAGGGCTATCGCTGTTTCGCCGTTCGGGACATGGAGTGA
- a CDS encoding D-tyrosyl-tRNA(Tyr) deacylase, producing the protein MRIALQRVRRANVCVGCETVAEIGTGLLLLAAFGPKDSPDSLEAGGRRTRMISKILNLRIFPDEKGVMNLSLVDHGGEVLVVSQFTLYADCRKGRRPSYSGSLPSPDAKLAYEAFVQEMGHSFGKVRMGVFGADMDLELCNWGPVTIVLDSEELESAR; encoded by the coding sequence ATGAGAATTGCTTTGCAACGGGTTCGGCGGGCTAATGTTTGTGTCGGATGCGAGACCGTGGCCGAAATCGGAACCGGACTCCTGCTCCTGGCGGCTTTCGGCCCCAAAGATTCGCCAGATTCCCTGGAGGCCGGCGGACGAAGAACCCGCATGATTTCCAAGATCCTGAATTTGAGAATCTTTCCCGACGAAAAAGGGGTGATGAATCTGTCCCTAGTCGATCACGGCGGGGAAGTCCTGGTGGTATCCCAGTTCACGCTGTACGCCGATTGCCGGAAGGGACGTCGGCCCTCCTATTCCGGATCCCTGCCAAGTCCTGATGCTAAATTGGCCTACGAGGCCTTTGTTCAGGAGATGGGACACTCCTTCGGCAAAGTCCGGATGGGCGTGTTCGGAGCAGACATGGATCTTGAACTCTGCAATTGGGGGCCGGTGACGATTGTGCTGGACAGTGAAGAACTTGAGAGTGCCCGCTGA